One stretch of Pseudomonas sp. NC02 DNA includes these proteins:
- a CDS encoding microcin C ABC transporter permease YejB codes for MLAYSARRLLLIVPTLVCILLVNFFIVQAAPGGPVEQAIARLQGIGSQASVAGTRVETGSNESRTTRGLDPALVADIERQYGFDKPLGARLWLMLSSYARLDFGDSFFRGAKVTDLILQKLPVTLSLGFWATLISYLVSIPLGIRKAVRHGSRFDVWSSAAVIIGHAMPAFLFALLLIVVFGGGSLLNWFPVRGLVSENFASLSWAGKVVDYFWHLVLPVSALVIGGFATLTILTKNSFLDEISRQYVVTARAKGFSEKQVLYKHVFRNAMLLIVVGLPQALTAMLFGGSLLIEVIFSLDGLGRLSYEAAVARDYPVVFGTLFIFTLVGLVIKLLGDLCYRLLDPRLDFSARSH; via the coding sequence ATGCTGGCCTATAGCGCGCGCCGTTTATTGCTGATCGTACCAACGCTGGTGTGCATCCTGCTGGTCAACTTTTTTATCGTGCAAGCCGCCCCGGGTGGCCCGGTTGAGCAAGCCATCGCGCGCTTGCAAGGCATCGGCAGCCAAGCGTCGGTGGCCGGCACACGGGTGGAAACCGGCAGCAATGAATCGCGCACAACTCGTGGCCTGGACCCCGCGCTGGTGGCCGATATCGAGCGCCAATACGGCTTCGACAAGCCCCTTGGCGCGCGGCTGTGGTTGATGCTCAGCAGCTACGCGCGGCTGGATTTTGGCGATAGCTTCTTTCGCGGCGCCAAGGTCACCGACCTGATCCTGCAAAAACTGCCGGTGACTTTGTCCCTGGGCTTCTGGGCCACGCTGATCAGTTACCTGGTGTCGATCCCGCTGGGCATCCGCAAGGCCGTGCGCCATGGCAGCCGCTTCGATGTGTGGAGCAGTGCGGCGGTCATTATCGGCCACGCCATGCCCGCGTTCCTGTTCGCCTTGCTGCTGATCGTGGTATTCGGCGGCGGTAGCCTGTTGAACTGGTTTCCGGTGCGCGGCCTGGTCTCGGAGAACTTTGCCAGCCTGTCATGGGCGGGCAAAGTCGTGGACTACTTCTGGCACCTTGTCTTGCCGGTATCGGCGCTGGTGATTGGCGGCTTTGCCACACTGACCATCCTCACCAAAAACAGCTTCCTCGACGAGATCAGCCGCCAGTACGTAGTGACCGCGCGGGCCAAGGGTTTCAGCGAAAAACAGGTGCTGTACAAACACGTGTTTCGCAACGCCATGCTGCTGATCGTGGTTGGCCTGCCCCAGGCGCTCACCGCGATGTTGTTCGGCGGCTCGTTGCTGATTGAAGTGATTTTCTCCCTCGACGGCCTCGGTCGCCTGAGCTACGAAGCGGCAGTGGCACGGGACTATCCCGTGGTCTTCGGCACGCTGTTTATCTTTACCCTGGTCGGGTTGGTCATCAAGTTGCTGGGCGACCTGTGCTACCGCCTGCTGGACCCCCGGCTGGATTTTTCCGCGAGGTCGCATTGA
- a CDS encoding sigma-70 family RNA polymerase sigma factor: MGVNQNPHFGLIGQMFKSDYSWLCTRVSRAMGCAHGAQDIASETFLRVLALPDPSQIREPRALLTTIARRLMYEGWRRQDLERAYLEALAQAPMMVHPSPEERLLLIETLLEVDRLLDGLSAKAKAAFLYHQLDGLTYAQIAERLQVSVSRVQQYMADAFKRCYLAMTQP, translated from the coding sequence ATGGGTGTGAATCAGAACCCACATTTCGGTCTGATTGGGCAGATGTTCAAAAGTGACTACAGTTGGCTTTGCACGCGGGTAAGCCGGGCGATGGGTTGCGCCCATGGGGCTCAGGACATTGCATCGGAGACCTTCCTGCGGGTACTGGCATTGCCCGACCCTTCGCAAATCCGCGAGCCGCGGGCGTTGCTGACCACCATCGCGCGGCGCCTGATGTATGAGGGCTGGCGTCGCCAGGACCTGGAACGTGCCTACCTGGAAGCATTGGCCCAGGCGCCGATGATGGTGCACCCGTCGCCCGAGGAGCGTTTGCTGTTGATCGAGACGCTGCTGGAAGTCGACCGCTTGCTCGACGGTTTGTCGGCCAAGGCCAAGGCGGCGTTTTTGTATCACCAGCTGGACGGTTTGACCTATGCGCAGATCGCCGAGCGCCTGCAGGTCTCGGTCAGCCGGGTTCAGCAGTACATGGCCGATGCGTTCAAGCGCTGCTACCTGGCGATGACACAGCCATGA
- a CDS encoding AraC family transcriptional regulator — translation MNHFAARTRRMVQLMEQLAPLEGYNLSALEDIRFLRSNRPLTRTPVLYEPGIVILCQGRKLGYLGDEVYLYDAQHYLVVSVPVPFTMETDASEEEPMLAVYMRLDFKLAGELILEIDEKSGPTHERPKGMYSSPMDEMLRESTLRFLEAMSHPVDGPILGPSLVREIYYRIIAGEQGGSMRAALGKQGHFAKVTRAIRKIHSCYQERLDVECLAQEASMSVPSFHLHFRTVTDSSPMQYLKSTRLHQARLLMLRDDMSASSAAFNVGYESASQFSREFKRYFGRTPHAEVEWMKATYSLPAPAQPSVYVSSH, via the coding sequence ATGAATCATTTTGCAGCGCGAACCCGGCGCATGGTCCAACTGATGGAGCAGTTGGCCCCCCTGGAGGGCTACAACCTGAGCGCACTGGAAGACATACGCTTCCTGCGCTCCAATCGCCCGCTGACCCGCACGCCAGTGCTCTACGAGCCTGGCATCGTCATCCTGTGCCAGGGGCGCAAGCTCGGCTATCTGGGCGATGAGGTCTACCTTTACGACGCCCAGCACTACCTGGTGGTGTCTGTGCCAGTGCCTTTCACCATGGAAACCGACGCCAGCGAAGAGGAACCGATGCTGGCGGTATACATGCGCCTGGATTTCAAACTCGCTGGCGAACTGATCCTGGAAATTGACGAAAAATCCGGTCCGACCCACGAACGTCCCAAAGGCATGTATTCCTCGCCGATGGACGAGATGTTGCGCGAGTCCACACTGCGCTTTCTCGAAGCGATGAGCCATCCGGTCGACGGCCCGATCCTCGGCCCCTCGCTGGTGCGCGAGATTTACTACCGGATCATCGCAGGTGAACAAGGAGGGTCCATGCGGGCGGCCCTTGGCAAGCAAGGCCATTTCGCAAAGGTGACCCGCGCCATTCGCAAGATACACAGCTGTTACCAGGAGCGGCTGGACGTCGAGTGCCTGGCCCAGGAGGCGAGTATGAGCGTACCCAGCTTTCATCTGCACTTTCGAACAGTCACCGACTCCTCACCCATGCAGTACCTGAAATCGACTCGTCTGCACCAGGCAAGGTTGTTGATGCTCCGCGACGACATGTCGGCCTCATCTGCGGCTTTTAACGTGGGCTATGAAAGCGCATCGCAGTTCAGCCGAGAGTTCAAGCGCTACTTCGGCCGCACACCCCATGCTGAAGTCGAATGGATGAAAGCAACCTATTCGCTGCCAGCGCCGGCGCAGCCTTCTGTCTATGTGTCTTCGCACTGA
- a CDS encoding TonB-dependent receptor, whose amino-acid sequence MQLKPLSRASLAALSLTIGLTLAGHGTAVLAQPLSAISTTQTFDFDIASGPLDQALLTLSRSSGQIISFQQDLVQGLTSAPVRGTFTTEQALRQALRGAALDAVPSGDGGWTLRRAAKPPAAAVKAAPTAEKVPGDVALEKVVVTGSRIARAQVEGPSPVTVITADEVTRRGYKNVYDAIASQTQNTGMTQGEDYGNTFQPAASALNLRGLGPNHTLVLINGRRVADYPTAYDGAVNFTNLANIPAVMIERIEILSSGASAVYGSDAIAGVVNIILKDKISGVDVNLRGGAAERGGGDNQRLQISGGDTWGDFDGVFGLELTQRQPIWANQRGFMSDGPAKDVGYRRNLDSGAYLGPGCGAYGGIYNGKLGGSSTRCTTNQYYNDYWTLQAQKENYDGYTRGTWHFSDTGKVFADLMFGFDHTQNNTRGPSFTSPDFINRNTGNLERWSRNFSSEEIGGKTSNNSKWREVSWTGTLGLEDKFTNSDWGYQIAANRSEYTSDRTTRYTPLSGIRDYYLGPQLGTQDGHPVFAPDPSRLDQPLTPEQWDQFRGNLVQKSKSVSQTFSANINGDLFELPAGPVGFAGVTEVGRQSYSVDVDDQLNDGTFYNTTPASNSGGSRDRYAAGGELSIPVTDTLLASAAGRWDQYKFSGRTEQQKTYNLGLEWRPVTSLLFRGSYGTSFRAPDLNYLYQAATNGYTPDQIDYYGCSKGVEGACDRGRVDYTQTGNSDLASERGKSWTYGFVWSPSHQFDFSADFWRVEIKDLLTTVDINRLLQQENQCRNGQLDATTCADVLARIQRNASTAAVDPNVLQRVQVNAINAASERVSGLDLKSNIRWGAGQYGAFSSAIGYSLVLSHYLKESDDAQTQNLRSSTDNHDWRSKVNASLTWDYQHLTTTLTGIRYGSVTNGAGDGRLSPWTTFNASARYQVNEQASVGLTVNNLLNQVKHDDSAGWPYYPSGNYDPYGRQVWLDVSYHFGK is encoded by the coding sequence ATGCAACTCAAACCTCTCAGTCGCGCATCTCTGGCGGCACTGTCTCTGACGATTGGCCTGACTTTGGCGGGACATGGCACGGCGGTGCTGGCACAGCCGCTGTCTGCGATATCGACCACCCAGACTTTTGATTTTGATATCGCCAGCGGCCCCCTCGACCAAGCGCTGTTGACCCTGTCACGCAGCAGCGGGCAGATCATTTCCTTCCAGCAAGACCTTGTGCAAGGCCTGACCAGCGCGCCGGTGCGGGGCACCTTCACCACCGAGCAAGCGCTGCGACAGGCACTGCGCGGTGCAGCCCTTGACGCCGTGCCCAGTGGCGACGGCGGTTGGACCCTGCGCCGGGCGGCCAAGCCACCTGCAGCGGCGGTCAAGGCTGCGCCCACGGCGGAGAAAGTCCCGGGTGATGTGGCGTTGGAAAAGGTCGTGGTCACGGGGTCACGCATTGCCCGTGCCCAGGTTGAAGGGCCGTCGCCGGTCACGGTCATCACCGCTGACGAAGTCACCCGCAGGGGCTACAAAAACGTCTACGACGCCATCGCTTCGCAAACCCAGAACACCGGCATGACCCAGGGCGAAGACTACGGCAACACCTTCCAGCCGGCCGCCAGTGCCCTCAACCTGCGAGGGCTGGGGCCGAACCACACGCTGGTGCTGATCAACGGCAGGCGCGTGGCCGACTACCCCACGGCGTACGATGGCGCGGTCAACTTCACCAACCTTGCGAACATCCCGGCGGTGATGATCGAGCGTATCGAGATCCTCAGCAGCGGCGCCTCGGCGGTGTATGGCTCCGACGCGATTGCCGGGGTGGTGAACATCATCCTCAAAGACAAAATCAGCGGCGTGGACGTCAATCTGCGTGGTGGCGCCGCCGAGCGTGGCGGCGGAGACAACCAGCGCCTGCAGATCAGCGGCGGCGACACCTGGGGCGATTTTGACGGGGTATTCGGCCTGGAGCTGACCCAGCGCCAACCGATCTGGGCCAACCAGCGCGGCTTTATGAGCGACGGCCCGGCCAAGGATGTGGGCTACCGCCGTAACCTCGACAGCGGCGCCTACCTCGGCCCCGGCTGCGGCGCCTATGGCGGTATCTACAACGGCAAGCTCGGTGGCAGCAGCACCCGCTGCACCACCAACCAGTACTACAACGACTACTGGACCTTGCAGGCGCAAAAGGAAAACTATGACGGCTACACGCGCGGCACCTGGCATTTCAGCGACACCGGCAAAGTGTTTGCCGACTTGATGTTTGGCTTTGATCACACGCAGAACAACACGCGCGGCCCAAGCTTCACCTCGCCGGACTTTATCAACCGCAACACCGGTAACCTGGAGCGCTGGTCACGCAACTTTTCCAGCGAGGAAATCGGTGGCAAGACCAGCAACAACAGCAAATGGCGCGAAGTGTCCTGGACCGGCACCCTGGGCCTGGAAGACAAGTTCACCAACAGTGATTGGGGTTATCAGATTGCGGCGAACCGCTCCGAGTACACCAGCGACCGCACCACCCGCTACACGCCTTTGAGCGGCATCCGCGATTACTACCTCGGGCCGCAACTGGGCACACAGGACGGGCACCCGGTCTTCGCGCCAGACCCTTCGCGGCTGGACCAGCCGCTGACTCCGGAGCAGTGGGATCAGTTTCGCGGCAACCTGGTGCAGAAGAGTAAATCGGTTTCCCAAACCTTCAGCGCCAACATCAACGGCGACCTGTTCGAGCTGCCCGCCGGGCCGGTGGGCTTTGCCGGTGTGACCGAAGTGGGGCGGCAATCCTACAGCGTCGATGTCGACGACCAACTCAATGACGGCACGTTTTACAACACCACGCCGGCCTCCAATTCAGGCGGTTCGCGTGACCGCTACGCCGCGGGTGGCGAGCTGAGCATTCCCGTTACCGACACCTTGCTCGCCTCGGCGGCCGGGCGCTGGGACCAATACAAATTCAGTGGCCGCACCGAGCAACAAAAAACCTACAACCTGGGCCTGGAATGGCGCCCGGTGACCAGCCTGCTGTTTCGTGGCAGCTACGGCACCAGCTTTCGCGCACCCGACCTCAACTACCTCTACCAGGCCGCGACCAATGGCTACACGCCTGACCAGATCGACTATTACGGTTGCAGCAAGGGCGTAGAGGGGGCGTGTGACCGAGGCCGCGTGGATTACACCCAGACCGGTAATTCGGACCTCGCCTCCGAGCGTGGCAAGTCCTGGACGTACGGCTTTGTCTGGTCGCCTTCGCATCAGTTTGATTTCTCCGCCGACTTCTGGCGCGTTGAAATCAAGGACCTGTTGACCACCGTCGACATCAACCGCTTGCTGCAACAGGAAAACCAGTGCCGCAACGGCCAGCTTGATGCGACCACTTGCGCCGACGTCCTGGCACGCATCCAGCGCAATGCCAGCACGGCGGCAGTGGACCCGAACGTGCTGCAACGGGTGCAGGTCAATGCGATCAACGCCGCCAGCGAGCGGGTCAGCGGCCTGGACCTCAAGAGTAATATTCGCTGGGGCGCAGGCCAGTACGGCGCGTTCAGTTCGGCGATTGGCTACAGCCTGGTGCTGTCCCACTACCTCAAGGAATCGGACGATGCGCAAACCCAGAACCTGCGCTCCAGCACCGACAACCACGACTGGCGCAGCAAGGTCAACGCGAGCCTGACCTGGGACTACCAGCACCTCACCACCACGCTGACCGGCATTCGCTACGGCAGCGTGACCAATGGCGCCGGCGATGGGCGCCTGTCGCCGTGGACCACCTTCAACGCCAGCGCCCGTTACCAGGTGAACGAGCAGGCGAGTGTCGGCCTGACCGTCAACAACCTGCTCAATCAGGTCAAGCACGATGACTCCGCCGGCTGGCCGTATTACCCCAGCGGCAACTACGACCCCTATGGCCGCCAGGTCTGGCTGGACGTGAGTTACCACTTCGGCAAGTAG
- a CDS encoding extracellular solute-binding protein has translation MVWALLTGLWAPSLLAQPTHALTVYGEAPKYPANFKHLDYVNPNAPKGGSFRRSSMEGGAFDHLIPYVDKGTGITQIQGWLYSPLAYRSQDEPYTVYGLVAQGMELADDHSWLRFYLNPKARFADGTPITAQDVAYTFKLFTTEGSLAYRQSFADVDQVLVESPTQVRFTFKSADNRTLPLDLASLPVLPEHWWQGRNFANGGGFEPPVGSGPYRISSVDNGRSVTFERVKDWWGRDLPVTQGQYNFDTLRLEFFADGDVSRQILQAQGYDFNREFSATSYSVGYDGEALRDGRLQREQLAPNAVQGTQGFVFNLQKPQFQDRRVREALSLLWDFDWSNRQMMHSLYLRQRSFFSRSALAATQLPDAQELAILEPWRGQVPEEVFTQVYQPPRTDGSGRIRPQQARALKLLAEAGWTPRGDQLVNAEGTPLQFTFLNAQKGFERLLLPYKRNLAQIGIGFTIRMIDSAQYANRVRARDYDMIVNGYPVSPSPGRELTNYFGSESADDPGSNNYMALRNPAVDALIDGLVRANDRPTMVRYAHALDRVLQWGFYWIPNYYPPGSSSLWWNRFGRPRTAPLNDVGIDTWWEVSPTPLTTAQMRQLTEASQHAGL, from the coding sequence ATGGTGTGGGCGCTGCTGACGGGGCTTTGGGCCCCGTCACTGCTCGCTCAACCGACGCACGCTTTGACGGTATACGGCGAAGCGCCCAAGTACCCGGCCAACTTCAAACACCTGGATTACGTCAACCCGAACGCGCCCAAGGGCGGCAGTTTTCGTCGTTCGTCCATGGAAGGCGGGGCGTTTGATCACCTGATCCCGTATGTCGACAAAGGCACCGGCATCACCCAGATCCAGGGTTGGCTCTACAGCCCGTTGGCGTACCGTTCGCAGGATGAGCCGTACACCGTGTACGGGTTGGTCGCGCAAGGCATGGAGCTGGCAGATGACCATTCATGGCTGCGTTTCTACCTCAATCCCAAGGCGCGGTTTGCCGATGGCACGCCCATCACCGCGCAGGACGTGGCCTACACCTTCAAGCTGTTCACCACCGAAGGCAGCCTGGCGTATCGCCAAAGCTTTGCCGATGTGGACCAGGTGCTGGTGGAATCGCCGACCCAAGTGCGGTTCACCTTCAAAAGCGCCGACAATCGCACCTTGCCCCTGGACCTCGCTTCACTGCCGGTGCTGCCGGAACATTGGTGGCAGGGGCGCAATTTCGCCAACGGCGGCGGCTTTGAACCGCCGGTGGGCAGCGGCCCGTACCGTATCAGCAGCGTGGACAACGGCCGCAGTGTCACCTTCGAACGGGTCAAGGACTGGTGGGGGCGAGACCTGCCGGTGACGCAGGGGCAGTACAACTTCGACACCCTGCGGCTTGAGTTTTTTGCCGACGGCGACGTGTCGCGCCAGATCCTGCAAGCCCAGGGTTACGACTTCAATCGCGAATTTTCCGCCACCAGTTATTCGGTGGGCTACGACGGCGAGGCCTTGCGCGACGGTCGTCTGCAACGTGAACAACTGGCACCGAATGCCGTGCAGGGCACCCAGGGTTTTGTGTTCAACCTGCAAAAACCGCAGTTCCAGGACCGCCGCGTGCGTGAGGCGCTGAGCCTGTTGTGGGATTTCGACTGGAGCAACCGGCAGATGATGCACAGCCTGTACCTGCGTCAGCGCAGCTTCTTTTCCCGCAGCGCATTGGCGGCCACCCAGCTGCCGGATGCCCAGGAGCTGGCCATTCTGGAACCCTGGCGCGGGCAAGTGCCGGAGGAGGTGTTCACCCAGGTCTACCAGCCGCCGCGCACCGATGGCAGCGGGCGCATTCGGCCGCAGCAGGCGCGAGCGCTGAAGTTACTGGCCGAGGCGGGCTGGACGCCGCGCGGCGACCAGTTGGTTAACGCCGAGGGCACGCCGTTGCAGTTCACCTTCCTGAATGCCCAGAAAGGCTTCGAGCGTTTGCTGCTGCCCTACAAACGCAACCTGGCGCAGATCGGCATCGGCTTCACGATCCGCATGATCGACTCGGCCCAATACGCCAACCGCGTGCGCGCACGGGACTACGACATGATCGTCAACGGCTACCCGGTCAGCCCATCGCCGGGCCGCGAGCTGACCAACTACTTCGGTTCCGAGAGTGCCGATGACCCTGGCTCCAACAATTACATGGCACTGCGCAACCCGGCGGTGGACGCCTTGATCGATGGCCTTGTCCGCGCCAACGACCGCCCGACCATGGTGCGCTACGCCCATGCCCTCGACCGCGTGTTGCAGTGGGGCTTCTACTGGATTCCCAACTATTACCCGCCGGGCTCGTCCTCGCTGTGGTGGAACCGTTTTGGTCGGCCCCGCACAGCGCCGCTCAATGACGTGGGCATCGACACCTGGTGGGAAGTGAGCCCGACACCGCTGACCACCGCACAGATGCGTCAACTGACTGAGGCTTCCCAACATGCTGGCCTATAG
- a CDS encoding oxidoreductase — translation MSTRKTLFITGISSGFGKALATEALAAGHRVIGTVRNEAALQTFEALSAERAHGVILDVTDFERIDSVVAEIETRYGPVDVLVNNAGYGHEGIFEESPLEEMRRQFDVNVFGAVAVTKAFVPYFRQRRSGHIINITSMGGTITMPGIAYYCASKFALEGISDTLSKELKPFNIFVTAVAPGSFRTDWAGRSMQRTPRSIADYDASFDPVRQAREAKSGHQLGDPQKAAQAMLQLIASDNPPAHLLLGSDAIGFVREKLTQSLRDIDQWEALTRSTDGHAS, via the coding sequence ATGAGCACTCGCAAAACCCTGTTCATCACCGGCATCAGCAGCGGCTTTGGCAAAGCCCTCGCGACCGAGGCACTGGCTGCAGGCCACCGTGTCATTGGTACCGTTCGCAACGAAGCCGCGCTGCAAACGTTCGAGGCATTATCAGCGGAGCGTGCTCATGGCGTGATCCTGGATGTCACCGACTTTGAGCGGATCGACAGCGTCGTTGCCGAGATCGAGACCCGCTACGGCCCGGTGGATGTCCTGGTGAACAACGCAGGTTACGGCCATGAGGGCATTTTCGAAGAGTCGCCGCTGGAAGAAATGCGTCGTCAGTTCGACGTCAACGTGTTCGGCGCCGTTGCCGTGACCAAGGCGTTTGTGCCGTACTTCCGCCAGCGCCGCAGCGGGCACATCATCAACATCACGTCCATGGGCGGCACCATCACGATGCCGGGTATCGCCTACTACTGCGCCAGCAAGTTCGCGCTGGAAGGCATCTCCGACACCCTGAGCAAAGAACTCAAGCCATTCAACATTTTTGTCACCGCTGTGGCGCCAGGCTCATTTCGCACTGATTGGGCCGGCCGCTCGATGCAGCGTACGCCCCGCAGCATCGCCGACTACGATGCCAGCTTTGATCCGGTACGCCAGGCGCGCGAAGCGAAAAGCGGCCACCAGTTGGGGGACCCGCAAAAAGCTGCGCAAGCCATGCTGCAGTTGATCGCCAGCGACAACCCACCGGCCCACCTGCTGCTCGGCAGCGATGCCATAGGCTTTGTGCGCGAAAAGCTGACGCAATCCCTGCGTGACATCGACCAATGGGAAGCACTGACACGCTCTACGGATGGTCACGCTTCGTGA
- a CDS encoding FecR domain-containing protein, producing MSHSAPDEAIIDEAAQWMALLQSGHASAQEHQAFRRWSEGDPRRAEIFNMMGGVPAVLNNDELRRMPRDSLLHTLNAPSGRRRFLRNTLALVGVVSFGSLITRLSDTWLPLGALRTGTGERLNLTLEDGSALTLDARSKVLTHFDARQRLLQLLDGKLLVDVFKDSLRPFIVETEHGRMRALGTRFLVQQGEDRTQITMLHSQVEITTRDGAVQVISAGQKATFNAHGILDLETASGGEASWTHGLLEVRDRSLGEVVQALRDYRRGIIRVSPETASLRLSGIFPLDDSQGALQLLAKSLPVQIDYHSPYWVSIERR from the coding sequence ATGAGCCACAGCGCGCCGGATGAGGCGATCATCGACGAGGCAGCACAGTGGATGGCGTTGCTGCAATCCGGGCACGCCAGCGCTCAGGAGCACCAGGCGTTCCGTCGCTGGAGTGAGGGCGACCCACGGCGTGCCGAAATCTTCAACATGATGGGCGGCGTTCCGGCCGTGCTGAACAATGACGAACTGCGCCGCATGCCCCGCGACAGCCTGTTGCACACCCTCAACGCACCGTCGGGCCGCCGGCGCTTCTTGCGCAATACCCTGGCGCTGGTTGGCGTTGTGTCGTTTGGAAGTCTGATCACGCGGCTGTCCGACACCTGGTTGCCGTTGGGCGCTTTGCGCACCGGTACGGGCGAGCGCCTGAACCTCACGCTGGAGGATGGCAGTGCATTGACCCTGGATGCGCGCAGCAAGGTGCTGACGCATTTCGATGCTCGGCAACGGCTGTTGCAGTTGCTCGACGGCAAGCTGCTGGTGGACGTTTTCAAGGACAGTCTCAGACCGTTTATCGTCGAGACCGAACACGGCCGCATGCGCGCGTTGGGTACGCGGTTTCTGGTACAGCAGGGCGAGGATCGAACCCAAATCACGATGCTGCATTCCCAGGTGGAAATCACCACGCGCGACGGCGCTGTGCAGGTGATCAGTGCCGGCCAGAAAGCCACGTTCAATGCCCATGGCATCCTCGACCTGGAAACCGCCAGCGGCGGCGAGGCCTCGTGGACCCACGGCTTGCTGGAAGTGCGTGACCGCTCATTGGGTGAAGTGGTGCAAGCCCTGCGTGACTACCGGCGCGGCATCATCCGCGTCAGCCCCGAGACGGCGAGCCTGAGGCTGAGCGGGATTTTCCCGCTGGACGACAGCCAGGGCGCCCTGCAATTGCTGGCCAAATCCCTGCCGGTGCAGATCGATTATCACAGCCCTTATTGGGTCAGTATCGAGCGCCGATAA